ccttcatcttcttcttcttcatcagaCAGAGGAGCTCAGGTCAAGCAACTAACTGCCCCCTTCTTGTTAAACGTCTGTCTATATTATCTGGTGATTTACACTGACTGCAGCAATTTAGTTGGGAATGGAACAGGAtggcattaaaaaacaaaaaagatacatagatgatgatagatgatagatagatagatagatagatagatagatagatagatagatagatagatagatagatagatagatagatgatagatagatagagtagatgatagatagatcatctctctctctctctatctattatatatctatctctatctatctattatctatctatctatctatctatttatctatcatctgtctatatctatcatctatctatctatctatctatctatctatctatctgtctatctataatctatttatctatctatctatctatccatctattatctatcgatctatcatctatctatctatctatctatctatctatctatctatctataatctatctatctagctatctatcaatcaatcaatcaatcaatctatctatctatctatctatctatctatctatctatctgtctctctctctctctctctctctctctctctctctctctctctatctctctatctataatctatctatctatctatctatctatctatctatctatctatctatctatcaatctatctattatctatctgtctgtctgtctgtctatctatctatctatctatctatctatctatctatctatctatctgtctctctctctctctctctctatctatccatctattatctatcgatctatcatctatctatctatctatctatctatctatctatctatctatctatctatctatctataatctatctatctagctatctatcaatcaatctatctatctatctatctatctatctatctatctatctatctgtctctctctctctctctctctctctctatctctctatctataatctatctatctatctatctatctatctatctatctatctatctatctatctatctatctatctatcaatctatctattatctatctgtctgtctgtctgtctatctgtctgtctatctatctatctatctatctatctatctatctatctatctatctatcatctatcatctaatctatctatcatctaatctatctatcatctaatctctctctctctctctctctctctctctctctctcatttaatGGACGTCCCTGCTGGTTTAGCGAGAGGGTAATATTAAAACCGCATCCTTGTCTCCCACTGTCAGGGCCCAGAGGTGCAGGGCTCAGTAATTCCTGTCTAATTTCCATTGTGACCTCACTCCCACCCGCGGTGCTGCTTCCTTTCGGTGGATCCGCTCATTCATTtgatcccgttatccagaacattAGCAAGTTCATGAACCTCCAGTCGGGGTTGTGTGTGTAGAAGCGGAGAAAGCTGATCTAGGTACCAgccccctcccatccccctctctATTCAACGGCACCATCAGCGCTGTTCCACTGCCCTTCCCTGTCTCCCCTGTCACTAGCACATCTTTCTGTGGAACATTACTCGCGGCGCATCTTAACGTTAACCCATTACCATTGATTTCCTATAAAAGGGGCTTTGCTTTTAAATAATGGGACACGTTGTCCTTTCATCTCTGCACTTTAATAAACCTGCAGCCGCAACGGGATCGCATATACAATACAGACATCTTCTCTAATCACTAGCACTACATATGGATCTGTCTCTGTCGTGGCTAATATGTGGGTGAGCCCAGGGGGCACATGGGTGAGGAAAGCTTCTGACCGGTGCCACATCATCATTGGAAACAGTGTTCTGGGTTAAATAAGTTGGACTGATGTATGTATAgttttttatacacatatatatacactgggCGCCGCAAATTGGCTGCAAGTTGGAATATGATTGTATAGGAAAAGTAGAACGATACCCAGTTGATGAATTATTATATCTATAgataaatgtacaatattttatagCATCTGTTCTTACGTGTGTATATGATTGTGCACCGTAGTAAGAGGTAATAGGGTTCTTTTGGATATTGGGGAACTACAAGCAGCTTTACTTGTTGTTTTTAGTGATTTTGATTGGCAGTAACTTTGCCCGGTAGGGTTAACCAGCAGATTAGGTGCATGGTTCCCAGGAACGGGGAGTAATGGGAGATATACTAGTGTAACCTAACCCTATTGTAGCAGGAGCCGCAGGTAGAGTCAGTGCGCCGGGCTGCGGGTCGGGCTGATTGCGCTTTCCCATGATGGATGGCTGCGCGCTCTATAAATAAAGAGTTTTAGCACTTGGTGGTGACCTGCATTAACAGGGACAACACTGCTGTCAGCGCATCAGCCACTGGCTAAGAGCTCCTATCCCAGCCGTTTACATCGAGCTGATGATCTGGCTCAATTCGGTCGCTCGATTCAGGGGCACCGACCTGCGACAACGACACAGCGGCGGCAGCCACCTACCTCCAACCTACCGCTGCCCGGCTCTCCCTTTCTCTTCAAGGGCATGGGGACAAAGGCAGCTTTTGCCATTAAATCTCCATTCAACTCTCAGCGCGGCGCTTAGTGTAATAAAGGGAGTCCTATAAGAAAATAGGGATAACCAGCCGGCGCTGTTCTCCTCCTGCTGTAGCGCCCTAAGTCCGATTGCCCAAGGCTACAGCCGCACAGGTGGATGAGGGAAGCTCAGGGGGCTACTCTGGCAGGGTGCAATGAGCTGAAGAGGCCGATCGGGCGCAATGCAGAGAATAATCCCGTGTAGAAGCAGCAGTAGCAGCACCACGGACACCTCCTCTCTGCAGCTCCATGGCTGCTGACTGGGGAACTTTCTCAACCCTTGTTGGAAATTTGAAGCTCCCCATCCCCAATCAGAGTCACCCCCTCCCCCTGGCGCGCTGTGATTGGTTAGAGCCTGGAGTAGCTTCCAATTTagcactcccccccccctcccgtgtctCTCCCTCTCGCTGGATTCACTCAGTGCACAGCCAGTAGTTTGCAGCAACCAAGCGATAGGCAGCAGTCGTGGGACTCAGCAGCAGCGCTAATACCAGCAAGGAAAGGCACATCATCCAGCGAGGGAGAGGAATACTTGCAGGCTACACTGAACCTGCGCCTATCCGCCATCCGATTATTTCCCTTTTCGCAGTGGATTCTAAACTACTTCATTGATATTTCCTTTGAAACATGTCTTGTTGTACACTGGACCTGGGAAggtgattattttcttttttcttgtctCTTGCTACTGAAATCAGGGGGTGCCTGGGAGGGAGCACTTTTTCTTGTTGGGCATGATTTGGAGCTACTGactctctctctatacatatatGACTTGTGCCATTGCATCGCTAAAGGATCTATCAGCAGCTTCAGAAGCCACAGAAGCCCCACAGCATCCCGCCTGCTCTGCCCCTCAGTACCCAGCAAGGTGGACCATGGCATTTTCCTGGCAGATGCACAATTGCAGATGAAAGCAGCCGGTGGTGGGCACTGTGCATTGCACACATGAATGAATGCTGCTCACACTAATCCCTGACTACattcatcattttaaaggacacctttattttatattttgccagGATTTCAATGGATCCACCCATGAAAGGGCTAATTTCCTCCATACAGACTGTGTGACATGATTCCGGGCAGCCCAGGTATAAGTAGAAGAAGGGAATGACTACACGCCATGAGGACACGTTTAAAGTGCTCAACCGGTGCGTGCTGATCGCTGCAGTTGCTGCTGCTCGCTGAGACGTTGCGCCTGCAGAGCAGGTATCTGCCCTGGGTACTGACTGTGGCATCCCATTGCTTTTCACCCAAGGTAGAGCTTCAATAGCATCCCTGTGCATGGACTGGTCAACTTCAACTCTGCATGTTTCCCCAATCCCCATCCATTTCAGCTGACAAAGTGAGAGTTTGTATGACTGTGGATTCTTATTTGTACTGTTTGCCTCCGTCTGTAGTCCTGCAAGCGACCCCTTGTCCCTTCTACTATGTGGTTGTGGCTGAACAGGGAGATGGATTTGTTGCACATTCTGCTTTTATTGGTAGTGTCCTGGACTCGATCTCGAGCTCTGATCAACTTGAAATACACTGTGGAAGAGGAGCAGAGAGCAGGCACTGTAATTGCCAATGTAGCTAAGGATGCTAAAGATGCTGGCTTTGTgctggaccccaggcagcctgcctTCAGAGTGGTCTCTAACTCAGCTCCCCATTTGGTGGACATCAATGCAGCAGGTTTGCTAGTGACCAAGCAGAAGATAGACAGGGACATGCTATGCAGGCAGAGCCCCAAGTGTGTCATCGGACTGGAGGTCATGTCCAACTCCATGGAGATTTGTGTTATTAAAGTTGAGATCAAGGATCTCAATGACAACGCCCCTAGTTTTCCTACTGACCAGATTGACTTGGAGATCTCGGAAACAGCAAGTCCTGGGACCAGAATTCCTCTAGAGAGTGCCTATGATCCTGATTCTGGTAATTATGGGGTGCAGACCTATGAGATTACCCCCAATGATTTATTTGTCTTAGAGATAAAGACAAGGGGTGATGGGTCAAGATTTGCTGAACTGGTAGTAGAGAAAGCCTTGGACAGGGAGACCCAGTCTCACTACAACTACATTATCACAGCCCTGGATGGAGGGGATCCCTCCAATTTTGGAACTGTGGAACTAAATATCAAAGTGATAGATTCTAATGACAACAACCCGTTGTTCGAGGAGGCTGCTTACACAGTAAATGTTCCTGAAAACTCTGCTCTTAACACCGTGGTTATTGATCTCAATGCCACAGACCCCGATGAAGGCACCAATGGGGAGATAGTCTACTCTTTTAATAGCTATGTGTCAGACAAAACCAGGGAGCTTTTCAAAATAGACCCCAAGACTGGTGTGATAACTGTCAGTGGAGCTATAGATTATGAGGAAGGCCATGTGTATGAAATCGATGTCCAAGCCAAGGATCTGGGACCCAATTCCATCCCTGcccactgtaaagtaactgtgaatGTCCTGGACGTGAATGACAATGTACCAGTCATTAATTTGCTTTCAGTCAACAGTGAGATAGTAGAAGTGAGTGAGAATGCCCCCCCTGGGTATGTTATAGCTCTGGTTAGGGTCTCAGACAAGGATTCTGGGATAAATGGAAGGGTTCTGTGTAAGCTGCTGGGCAGTGTGCCTTTCCGGTTGCAGGAATATGAGAGCTTTTCTACCATATTAGTAGATGGCAGGCTAGACAGAGAACAGAGGGATCAGTACAATCTAACCATCCAGGCCAAAGACAGTGGCAACCCATCCTTGCAGTCTACAAAGTCATTCACGGTGAGAATTACAGATGAGAATGACAACCACCCTCACTTCTCTAAAACATTCTATCAGGTGATTGTCTCTGAAAACAACACCCCTGGGGCTTACCTGTTGTCTGTTTCAGCCAGAGACCCTGACCTGGGCTTAAATGGCAGTGTGTCCTACCAACTTGTTCCATCCCAAGTGAGAGATATGCCAGTGTTTACCTATGTGTCCATCAACCCAACCTCGGGAGACATTTATGCCCTGAGATCTTTCAATCATGAGCAAACAAAAGCctttgaatttaaaattctagCAAAGGATGGAGGTAATCCATCACTCCAGAGCAACGTGACTGTCAGGGTCATAGTGGTGGATGTAAATGATAACACTCCAGTGATCACTGCTCCACCTCTTGTCAATGGGACCTCTGAGGTGTATATTCCCAGGAATGCAGGTGTGGGTAACTTTGTGACTATGGTAAAAGCCGATGATTATGATGAAGGAGAGAATGGAAGGCTTTCCTATGAGATTTCCGAAGGGGACAGAGGCTTTTTTGAGATTGATCAGGTCAATGGGGAGATTAGGACCACCAGAACTTTTGGGGAAAATTCCAAGACAACTTATGAATTGATTGTGGTGGCGCACGATCATGGAAAACCATCCCTTTCAGCATCTGCCTTGATTCTTATCTATCTGTCCCCAGCCTTGGATGCCCAGGAGTCCACAGGATCTGTTAATTTatctttgatttttattattgcCTTGGGATCCATTGCTGCAATTCTTTTTGTCACCATGATTTTTGTGGCAGTGAAATGCAAGAGAGACAACAAGGAAATAAGGACATACAATTGCAGGTAAATACTTTCTTTTATGGTGTTATTGTAGACTTGTATTTGATGCCCCCCTTAAATACCCCTATGTTGTAGTGTTCCTAACGATAGAAGAATGGCATTCTGGATACAGCaataagtatattattaaaatagtATGCAACGTGCTAAGTTCCAGTGAGATTGTGTATACAGAAATCAGTTTGGCATTGATGGTGTTAATCATAGATGCCAAAACTCCCATAAAGTGTTGATAACAAGTGTATTTCTCTTTAGAGTGTGCTACTCCATTGCTGTTAAAAATAGGTCTTTGTGTTCTTTCACATACTAACAAATTACATGCAGGGGCCCTGTCAGGGGAAGGGGACAGAATCCTGCAGGTGTCCTCAGTGCAAAAAGACCATTTCATGTCAGTGAGCAGATAGTCAATGAAGTAGAGCTGTGAAAAGAACGAGTAATGTGGCGCAATCCCAAAATTAACCAGCTGGTGTCACTGCACACACTAGTAATGTTCATTTCAGAATGAACTTATTCTTGAATCAGAggtggattttaaaagaacacagaattaaatgaaaacatcatgatttctgtatttccatacatgtATTTGAAtctgtggaatatatatatatttcaattaaaaCCATTAgccttacaaaataaaaaaaagctttcccCCAATCCTTTGACTAAATAGTAGGAGGCATAGCCACAGTTGAAAGAAATGCAGCCATTTATTGaatcacttttttaaaatgattttatgggAGATTTTCAAGTACTTATTTATATCACTGGCAAGCTGCAAGTGCAGCAGTTTAAGGAATGAAAGTGTATCTGTCACCAGGCTGTGCCGTGTAGCTGCTAATTGCTCAGGCAAGCAGGCAATGTTGTGCATAGGAAACAGGGATACAAGTGCTGTTTCCTCCTCGATATTATCAGCACCAACAAAAAAGTTTAGTCGACCAATGCTAACTGCACATGAATATCAATCAGATCCCCTACAGGGGCAGCTGCAGTGCCTCATAAATGGATTAATCCTGTTACTGGTTAGGGAAACCATGCCCTCTCTCATTTTCATCTTTCATTCATACCAcaggaggaaggggggggggaataaaacaTAAGATTTTGCTGAGATTTAGATAGACAGTGATTTTATTTAAGGTAAtcgaaaatataaaaatgtaggtCTTGGAGGAATTGAAATGCCTCCCTTTGGGTTCACTTGCTGAGTACTGAATTTACATCACAAAAAAGCAAGTCCTACTGGAATGGGGAAGGCTATTTTGTCATTTCAGCTTTAAATGTAATAgctattttctaatatttaattctatctatctatctatctatctatctatctatctatctatctatctatctatctatctatctatcaatctctctctctctctctctctctctctctctctctctctctctctctctctctctctctctctctctctctctctctctctatctgtggtctgtctatctatcatctatcgaaCTATCtatcctgataaaactgacatcCTTGTAGGAAGTGTATAGGGAAGTGGTAATTTGCCATATCCAGATTTCCCAGTAAATTAACAGGCCCAGTGATTAACCATTAAGTGAGAGGCAATCTCATGCTCATGGGGGTTGAAATAAGATATTCATTCAACCTGCAGATGCAATAAGTCAAAGAATGAACTGTTTTTCAACCAGCCGTGCACACATCTGCCTCTGTCCAAATACACTCGGCTCACCGCAGAGCTGAAATGATGTCACTGTAGCAGAAGCACATTCTGTCACCATCACAGATATTCAGTATGCAGAAagcagaaaattgcaattttttttctgatatagAAGTGTGGGATGGGGGGGTTGTATGTATTCTCTGCATTTACTGCTTAGACAAGAATCTCAGGCAAATCATGCACGGAGTTCACTCTCTGAAATAACATCACAACCTTTTCTGTGAAAAGTGTACTATTGGGCGagatttttcgaaaaaaaataaataaaaaaaatatagcatgtGATTGATTGCcattgcaattcattttcatcctccagtatatatatatatatatatatatatatatatatatatatatatatatatatatatatatatatatatatatatatatatatatatatatatatattcattacctGGGAGCTTAGTGTCTTTTTTTATGTCTCCTGTACCAAAACCTGCTATTTAATTCTGTGATTTTATTCCTGTCATGGTgaaaatatcattatttttttatttaagtttcaTTTGACACTTGCAATTGCAGATCACGGTCCTCATTTATTCGGATCACTGTGGGTCAGCAGCACTGCAGGCAGATTGTCATCGGAAAGTCATGCCAGCATTAACCCCATAAGATAGAGACCATTCCAGCAAAAGTACACTGCTACTTTTGCCCTTTCACGTCAGTAATATGTTGCTGTACTATTCCACCACTAGAAAGGCCCCCTTGTCAGTGGAAAAGCCCCTGGTCATGCAATGTTTAATTAAAAGCAAATCTAGCAAATCTgaatctggagaaaaaaaaaatcagtatttatatttatgagtttaattttcctttttaagAGTCTTGGTATATGACCCTATGAAAAGCTAGAAGTTTAGGGAGAAAAGGAATGTCATTCCCCAAGGCTGATATGAATACAAGATGCAGTACATTGTTTAAAAGGAACCAAAGACACAGGCTCAAGTTTTAAGATTTCACAGAGTCACCCTGCTTGTGTTTGTGTAGTGCTGCATCAGGAGAATGAGGGTATGTAAAGGTGTTGCCCTCTCATTAGGTCTTCTCTCAAATGGCTTCATAGGTCCATGGTCTGTTTtttaaatgtctgtttttttgtcTTGGAGGAAAAGGCACTTCCTTATTTCctccaacattttttcttttcagctgATTGACATTATTAACACATACATAcgctaatactgtatatatttatatgcaacaGGAAAAAAGCTTGTTCTGAGGctagtaaaatataaagattcCATTAGAGCACTTGAGAGAATTAGAGAGGTCTATCTGACTAGCTTGGTTAATTGTATATGTATCCTTTTTCCCTTTATTACATTCAATTAAGCTGTAACATGATTAGAATGCTCATAAAATGAATGGAAATTCAATATTATGCTGGAATGTTCTTTTAATGTAGTCAGACAGATTGGCGCTCGGTTATAGTCACAGCAGTCTTTAGGAGAAAGTCTCTAGTCTCCACAAATCAACCTGCTGGTTGGTATTTGATTCTATAATGAATGTAATTATAGCTGTTTTTGGATATATTCTGAATTCTGCCGGTTAAAAGTTAAGTTCCTCCAAAACACTCCATTGTGCGTCTCACCACACCCTTACTAAGGTCTTTCAGTGCCCATATGTGGAATTGGGAGACCACTGTAAGGTTTGCTGAAACACCATGAAAAATCTAGTACAAACCAACTCACATCGGTATAGGACAATAGGGACTGTTTATATTGATATTATTGCTTGATTATAATGCCATGCATATAAGGCTTTCTGTGGCAGGTAATCATGGTGGGATATCTGGATTTTTTAATGAACTGTGTCACTTTAAATGCATGATAAAATCTGCATGCTCTTGTATTCTATTAATGTTGTTTTGCAGAATAGCAGAATATTCATACGGCCACCAAAAGAAgtccaacaaaaagaaaaaaatcagcaaGAATGACATCCGCCTGGTGCCCCGAGATGTAGAAGAAACAGATAAAATGAACGTGGTGAGCTGTTCCTCCCTTACTTCATCCCTAAACTACTTTGACTACCACCAGCAGACCCTCCCGCTTGGGTGTAGGCGTTCAGACAGCACCTTTCTTAATGTGGAAAATCAAAACACAAGGAATGCAGGGTCCAACCACGTTTACCACCACACCTTCACGAACCAGAGCCCTCCACAGCCTGACCTCATCATCAATGGAATGCCCCTTCCTGAGGTGAGTACAAGTAGTAATCACCCCACTCACCCTCCTCCCCACTTCAGGCCTTGCTCTGCCGACAGATATTTAGGAAGACAGCAGGTGATCAGGTATCACTTGGAGTTGTTCAGTGTGCTAAGCTGATGCTTACATATTCATATCATCCTACAAAAGAGGTCCATGCTTCTTTAGGCTAGACCATTCTTCCTTAAATAGAAGATCAAGCTCAAAATATCATATTATTGTCCTGAACTGTATAAAATGATATCCATGGTTATACAGTGTCAACTGCAACCTGATTGGGAACCTGCAGTTTTCCTTCTTTTGTTGTTCTAGTaactcttcaaatggttaaaaagcctttatttatgcttttgtgggcatcaccgcaaagTTTCAGgtcatgcggccttttatcaagcttgataaaaggctgcatAGCCTGAAAGTTGCGGTaatgcccacaaaagcataaataaagactttttaaccgtttgaagagttggtggtgctgttcaatcttctactacacagtttgccaatgggaagtgTCCATTGTAGAACAGGCACCATCTCCAAAGAAAACTTTggatgtgctgactactcttttCCTACTTCTTTTGTTGTTTGTCACCCTCAAGCTTTCTTTACAGTTGCAGAAGATGTTAGGGTTTGTAGCTCAGCAGCCGCTGCTGAGCAACAGGTTGGAGGTACTGCTCCTGAGTCCTTTAATGCTGCATAATGTAATGGACATTTGGTCTGACCCTGATCTTGCTGCACTTGATGAGTGCATAACAAATGGCATTTGAAATCTTTAAGATGCAAGGCGGCTGCTGTTTCTCTTAACCTTTTGGAGTGCCATGGGGAATGAAAAATATTACTCTGCACGTTGATAGATTTAAACTGTGGAAGGCATTTTGCTGAGATGTTGTACAGAGAGGTGCCCTTAGTATTGCAAAATGAGCTCTTTTATTGCTTTCTGCCCAGTCTGGAAAAGCCGGTTCTCCTTAAACTTGGGACTTGTGTACTAAATGCCAGGTATAGGAAAGTCTTAAGAGCCCACATCTAAGTGTGGTGTATGTTGGTTGGACATTTATGCAGCTAAATTATCAGTTATCGTTTCACAGATGTGAATTAagtattattttgctatttatgAGATGCCTTTAATGTACTAGGTGTGACACAAGGTAGGGTTATATTTAGGGCAGTTTATAATTAAAGTGGAGCGTGTTTATTAAGGTTAGGTCATAAACATAAGAATAAGAAGAAAAGTTAGCATTTTGTTAACTTGATTTGTGTTTATTCAAATACATTGGCAACTTAAACCCTTTAGATGTTGGTAAACTACAATTCACACTACCCACTGCTTGCATTTTGCAATCTATCTGATTGTAGCTGTTGCATTAATCAATAGCTGGACATCTGATTAATAGGTGGCTGTCCAGGGACCCATAGACAGTGGGTTGGTAGGAAGATTGTTGGATAGTATGTGCAGCAGGACAAAATGAAAGCAGCTGGGCAAAATGAAAGtagcaggacaagatggtgactgtTATGCTTCATattagcaaaaaagggaaagttatgcACTAGTTTTTAAACAATTAAGCGGGGGTtcaacaaaattcatacagaaaaACACAAGCGGCCCTCTGCGCTCCACCCATTACAAATGTATTAAGaacattgatacattttttgcattaagctactaaaaaaggggagcatacctcccaactgtccctttttcgaagggacagtccctcttttgacagctcaacccgcagtccctcatttgtactggaaagtccctcttttctctgcactgaacagccagaaaaagaaacaaagtttctcactcaattggcttttagcagagagcccagaacacctaacaggtgcaaataagatactttgtaacaattttgagacacaaaaacacagtttagatatggagaaatattttcgaagtttcataacctgccaaattttgtaaaacaaacatggtaattagggggtgtggccacagaaaggggtgtggtcaaaaaattgctgcactatatgcggaaacattttttttgtccctctttttacttccaaaatgttgggaggtatgggggagggcattttttaaattacataaagTGTCTCACTGATTGGTAATGAattgaatgcagaggacctcttgtctttttCTATTTACACAACTCTCACACACTTagtgtttttttggaaaatgctgTATCACAGGCATCCAGTTTAACAGTAGCCCACACAGGTGGGAGACCCTCATCCTGCCTGTACTGGATTGTATCAGTTTCTGCTTATTTCTCCTTCCTGCTGCTGCCTTTGTGTATTCACTAAAGAATGATTGCAGCAAATGCTTGAATGTAAGAAAGTGACCTGCACATACTTGTATGTTTCTGTTATACCATCATTATAATGCCCCTGCAGCGTGCCTATGAGAATGGGATTTAGAGCGTTCTCACTGAGCCACCACAGTGCAGAGTATTAAGCAAGATAATAGATGAGCACGGCTTGGGAATACAAGCGAGGACAGGCTGCTGTTGAACAGacatttgcaataacaatacactatGCTTTAAATGGCTTCCTCTCATACATATTTCCATGAATAGCTTAAATCATTTACATCATGTGTCTTTGGTCCAATAGACTAAAACTGACTGATTTCCGTGGTTGTTTTTAGTTGCtgtccagaaaaagaaacagtttcagAAGTTGTGTGTTGGATGGGTACACATCTGTTATGTATGGAGTTTTAGGTGATTGCCATTTCTGAATCCCGTTCTCACATCTAAAGTAAAAGTGGCCAGATATGTGTCCTGTTCCAGAATAGAATATTGGCAAAAGTTGAAATTATCACATTGGGtaactattgtaaaatatttgaaGTTTTCATATCAGGGACGTACAACCAGTGGACTTTCTGCCACCCCTACACAAGCTCTTTGCATGACTTTGGCATGGGCTATTTCAGTATTTTGTTAATGGTGGGGTTTAACATTCACGATAAACGGGAAGTGGTAGATGAGGCTGTTGCATTAGGCATCCAGGTGGGGTGTGGGAAAAATAGGGGGACTCCCCAAAATTTCAGTCAAATCTGGTAGGTCACTCgttatctttttcttctttcaggTTACCCCAACCtccacacttttttttccagctgtgTATTTCTTGCTATGCTCACAAAGGGCAATGTTTCTTGTGTGCATATGAACATCCAGCCCTCTGTAGCTTTATGCACTGACATCCTCTGTTTGAATCTTGCTCAAAAATGACATAGTGAAACAAATTCATTGAAGGGTATTTTGGCAGCatatgcaattttgtaaataaacatCACACAATTAAGCACGCAGATAGCCTAATTAAAATCCAGCTGCTAATTAtactttacagtatataaatcaaAAATTGTCAATACTTTGATAGGGCTACACTGGAAAAATGTTTGATGGTGCATGCAAAAGATATAAATGAAGTATTACTAGGCCA
This Xenopus laevis strain J_2021 chromosome 8S, Xenopus_laevis_v10.1, whole genome shotgun sequence DNA region includes the following protein-coding sequences:
- the LOC108700113 gene encoding protocadherin-19 isoform X1 produces the protein MWLWLNREMDLLHILLLLVVSWTRSRALINLKYTVEEEQRAGTVIANVAKDAKDAGFVLDPRQPAFRVVSNSAPHLVDINAAGLLVTKQKIDRDMLCRQSPKCVIGLEVMSNSMEICVIKVEIKDLNDNAPSFPTDQIDLEISETASPGTRIPLESAYDPDSGNYGVQTYEITPNDLFVLEIKTRGDGSRFAELVVEKALDRETQSHYNYIITALDGGDPSNFGTVELNIKVIDSNDNNPLFEEAAYTVNVPENSALNTVVIDLNATDPDEGTNGEIVYSFNSYVSDKTRELFKIDPKTGVITVSGAIDYEEGHVYEIDVQAKDLGPNSIPAHCKVTVNVLDVNDNVPVINLLSVNSEIVEVSENAPPGYVIALVRVSDKDSGINGRVLCKLLGSVPFRLQEYESFSTILVDGRLDREQRDQYNLTIQAKDSGNPSLQSTKSFTVRITDENDNHPHFSKTFYQVIVSENNTPGAYLLSVSARDPDLGLNGSVSYQLVPSQVRDMPVFTYVSINPTSGDIYALRSFNHEQTKAFEFKILAKDGGNPSLQSNVTVRVIVVDVNDNTPVITAPPLVNGTSEVYIPRNAGVGNFVTMVKADDYDEGENGRLSYEISEGDRGFFEIDQVNGEIRTTRTFGENSKTTYELIVVAHDHGKPSLSASALILIYLSPALDAQESTGSVNLSLIFIIALGSIAAILFVTMIFVAVKCKRDNKEIRTYNCRIAEYSYGHQKKSNKKKKISKNDIRLVPRDVEETDKMNVVSCSSLTSSLNYFDYHQQTLPLGCRRSDSTFLNVENQNTRNAGSNHVYHHTFTNQSPPQPDLIINGMPLPETENYTFDTNYVNSRAHLIKSSSTFKDLEGNSLKDSGHEESDQTDSEHDVQRGLYCDTAVNDVLNTSANSMGNQLPEQDQNEGFHCREECRILGHSDRCWMPRVPIPSRAKSPEHGRNVIALSIEASTVDTEPFEECKTKRTFATFGKDGSENTTDDRATLKGKRTVDLPVSSPKVNGIVREAGNGCEAVSPITSPLHLKSAAPYNIMHCPGNQDVEQFVNNGPSRPTEAEPRGVYIENIMHEINPLLQECREKDSLGVKRLKDIVL
- the LOC108700113 gene encoding protocadherin-19 isoform X2, whose translation is MWLWLNREMDLLHILLLLVVSWTRSRALINLKYTVEEEQRAGTVIANVAKDAKDAGFVLDPRQPAFRVVSNSAPHLVDINAAGLLVTKQKIDRDMLCRQSPKCVIGLEVMSNSMEICVIKVEIKDLNDNAPSFPTDQIDLEISETASPGTRIPLESAYDPDSGNYGVQTYEITPNDLFVLEIKTRGDGSRFAELVVEKALDRETQSHYNYIITALDGGDPSNFGTVELNIKVIDSNDNNPLFEEAAYTVNVPENSALNTVVIDLNATDPDEGTNGEIVYSFNSYVSDKTRELFKIDPKTGVITVSGAIDYEEGHVYEIDVQAKDLGPNSIPAHCKVTVNVLDVNDNVPVINLLSVNSEIVEVSENAPPGYVIALVRVSDKDSGINGRVLCKLLGSVPFRLQEYESFSTILVDGRLDREQRDQYNLTIQAKDSGNPSLQSTKSFTVRITDENDNHPHFSKTFYQVIVSENNTPGAYLLSVSARDPDLGLNGSVSYQLVPSQVRDMPVFTYVSINPTSGDIYALRSFNHEQTKAFEFKILAKDGGNPSLQSNVTVRVIVVDVNDNTPVITAPPLVNGTSEVYIPRNAGVGNFVTMVKADDYDEGENGRLSYEISEGDRGFFEIDQVNGEIRTTRTFGENSKTTYELIVVAHDHGKPSLSASALILIYLSPALDAQESTGSVNLSLIFIIALGSIAAILFVTMIFVAVKCKRDNKEIRTYNCRIAEYSYGHQKKSNKKKKISKNDIRLVPRDVEETDKMNVVSCSSLTSSLNYFDYHQQTLPLGCRRSDSTFLNVENQNTRNAGSNHVYHHTFTNQSPPQPDLIINGMPLPETENYTFDTNYVNSRAHLIKSSTFKDLEGNSLKDSGHEESDQTDSEHDVQRGLYCDTAVNDVLNTSANSMGNQLPEQDQNEGFHCREECRILGHSDRCWMPRVPIPSRAKSPEHGRNVIALSIEASTVDTEPFEECKTKRTFATFGKDGSENTTDDRATLKGKRTVDLPVSSPKVNGIVREAGNGCEAVSPITSPLHLKSAAPYNIMHCPGNQDVEQFVNNGPSRPTEAEPRGVYIENIMHEINPLLQECREKDSLGVKRLKDIVL